The Salmo salar chromosome ssa02, Ssal_v3.1, whole genome shotgun sequence genome segment CGAGAGAAAATACATTGTCATCTCACGTCATCTAAATTACAAGCCAGTGATATTAATTCAAAACAGTGGGTTTTATAGACTAGCCTCCCTTTTTGAATGAAAGATAACCCACCGTTACAATGTACTTACACTGTACTAAGGGTTAAGGCACATATAACGCAATTTCAACTTTCAACTTCTCAATTGCAGCTTAGTCCGATTATTTTTAAAAATGCGTTTTAGCCTCCATTTTAAGATGCTGCAGCTACAGTATAAAGAGATCTACATGAAAGTGTATTTGCATCAGACTTACTGCCGGATGAACTGGACAGCATCTTCATATTTCATCCCACATTCAATCAAAGCCAGGGCAACCATGACAGGGGCTCTAGGagtaaaacacaaaaaaacacattggTAAAGGCATTGACAAAGGCAGTTAGGGTACTATGGGACTTTTTAATATTGTGTATTATGGCTAATTGTGTTTTGGCATTCTTACCAAAGAACTAGCATCATCAATCTAACACAATTCTGAATATAAATACTTATTACATGTTTTAAAATGCTTGTTACATGATTATAAATGTTTCTATACTAAGAGGGGAAATAAGAACACTAGTTTACCTCCCCAGGCCAGCTACACAGTGGACAGCAATGCAGCAACCAGGCTCCTCCCTAAACTTCGTCTTCAGGAGGTTCAACCAATCATCAACAATCTGGTTCGAGGGAGGAGCACCATCATCAAATGCCCAATCCTATTGGTGGAGGAGGGAAATCAGTTCATCTGCCCTCTTTCTCAGAAACCAAAACAAAGACGGTAGTAACATAGTAGTAAATGAGTACTGCATTGGAGATGTAAACAGTGATGTTGAAGCTTACCAGAACCTGTATTCCCTCTTTCCCCACCAAGGTGGAATCATAGGTGGCCTCACATACTCTCACAACGGTGGTCACTCCATACTTCTTCAGTTCCTGTAGAAGAATGTACTTTTATTTTCATATGATCTGCAACATATGCCATTGTACATTTGACATACTACACAGGgaaaacatttatattttctaAACAGACCCTTTATACTATGGAAGAGAGGGACTACCTATGAGAATGAGAATCCAGAACATTCATTACGTTTTATAACAAAATTAATTTCTGATATCGTCACTGTGTTAATGATGTGAGGGCTCACCTCAATGAATTTATTCAAAGTGGCATTGGTTGGATTGTGGGTAATGAGGAACCTCATGTTTTTGTAGGTGATCTCCACAGGGGCAGGTCGGTTCATACGTGCCATGGTGACAGACGGAAAAACGAGATCTTCCACAAAACAATCTAACGAAAACACTTATTTAGAGGGAGAGGGAATATCAACAAAATGTCAAACTATATTCCCGCAATAAAAATACACCGTGACCAGTGGGCTAAAGAAGGCTATGGGGCGAAAGGAGGTCGGATTTGGCAGAAAAAAGGGTGTGGACAACCAAAATCAAACCCCTTCTCCTTTGGGAAAACAAGACAGGTTCCCCCTTGATTCTGACCAGGCAGAAGCCAACGAGGGCAGTGTGCAGCAGGTAGAGTTACCCCATCCAGGCTCGTTCTGCTGGTAGGTTAGGAGGTGTCCT includes the following:
- the ptp4a1 gene encoding protein tyrosine phosphatase type IVA 1 is translated as MARMNRPAPVEITYKNMRFLITHNPTNATLNKFIEELKKYGVTTVVRVCEATYDSTLVGKEGIQVLDWAFDDGAPPSNQIVDDWLNLLKTKFREEPGCCIAVHCVAGLGRAPVMVALALIECGMKYEDAVQFIRQKRRGAFNSKQLFYLEKYRPKMRLRFKDSNGHRNNCCIQ